CTGTTGGACAGCTTCGTCGAGATGTTCCGGATCGATCCGCCCCCGGCGAGCGGCGCCGCGCGCTAGGCCGCGCGGCCGGGGTGGAAGCGGAGCGCGACGCCGTTCATGCAGTAGCGCAGGCCCGTCGGCTTCGGCCCGTCGTCGAAGACGTGCCCGAGGTGGCCTTCGCAGCGCACGCAGTGCACCTCGGTGCGGTCCCAGCCGAACGTCGCGTCGTGCCGCGTCGCGACCGCGTTCGGCAGCGGCGCCCAGAAGCTCGGCCAGCCGGTGCCGCTGTCGAACTTCGTCTTCGAGGAGAACAGCGCCAGGTCGCAGCCGGCGCACGAGTACGTTCCTGCGCGCTTCTCTTCGTCGAGCGGGCTGCTGAACGCCCGTTCGGTCCCTTCGTGCCGCAGCACGTCGTACGCCTCGGGCGAGAGCAGCTTTTGCCATTCCGCGTCGCTGTGCGTGACGCGGACCCGCGCGGCGCGGGCGACCCCCATGCCGGCGAGGAGCAAACCGGCGATTCCGGTGAGGACGGTGCTTCGCTTCATCTCACCGATAACGATACCGCACCCGCGCCCGGATGTCCGTAACGCGGCTTACGCGCGCGCAGCCGAGACGTAGGGCGGTCGCGCCCGCCCGGCGCACCCTCCGGGTGTGAGCGCTCGCGATCGCAACGCCAGCGGCATCCCGCTGCGGCCGTTCTACGAGGAGCCCGAGCCGCCGGTCCGGCGCGCGCCGCCCGGCGAGTTTCCGTACACGCGCGGGATCCGGCGCGAGATGTACCGCGGCCGCAAGTGGACGATGCGGCAGTACGCCGGCTTCGCGACCGCTGCCGAGTCGAACGCGCGCTACCGCTACCTGCTCGACCACGGCGTGACCGGGCTGTCGGTGGCGTTCGACCTTCCGACCCAGCTCGGTTACGACTCGGACGCACCGCAAGCGCGCGGCGAGGTCGGGAAGGTCGGGGTCGCGATCGACACGATCGAGGACGTCGAGACGCTCTTCGACCGCATCCCGCTCGACGAAGTCACGGTCTCGATGACGATCAACGCGCCGGCGTCGATCCTGCTCGCGTTCGTGCTGGCAGTCGCGCGCCGCCGCGGGATCCCGTTCGAGCGGCTGGGCGGCACGGTGCAGAACGACGTGCTCAAAGAGTACGTCGCGCGCGGCACCTACATCTACCCGCCGGTGCCGTCGATGCGGCTGGTGACCGACCTGATGGCGTACTGCGCGCGCGAGGTTCCGAGCTGGAACACGATCTCGATCTCCGGCTACCACATCCGCGAAGCGGGCTCGACCGCGCTGCAGGAGATCGCCTTCACCCTCGCCGACGCCAAGGCGTACCTGCGGGCGGCGCAACAGGCGGGGCTCGCGGTCGACACGGTCGCACCGCGCATCTCCTTCTTCTGGAACGCGCACAACGACTTCTTCGAGGAGGTCGCGAAGTTCCGCGCCGCGCGCACGCTCTGGGCCCAGATCGTGCGCGAAGAGTTCGGCTCGCACGATCCGCGCTCGCAGATGCTGCGCTTCCACACCCAGACCGGCGGCTCGACGCTGACCGCGCAGGAGCCCGAGAACAACGTCGTGCGCGTCACGCTGCAGGCGCTCGCCGCAGTGCTCGGCGGGACGCAGTCGCTGCACACGAACGGGATGGACGAGGCGCTCGGCCTGCCGACCGAAAAGGCGGCGCGCGTCGCGCTGCGCACGCAGCAGATCATCGCCTACGAGAGCGGCGTCACCGACGTCGCCGACCCGCTGGCGGGCTCGTACTACGTCGAGTCGCTGACCGACGATCTGCTCGCCGGCGCGCGCGAGCTCATCGCCGAGATCGACGCGCAAGGCGGCGCCGT
This Candidatus Eremiobacterota bacterium DNA region includes the following protein-coding sequences:
- the msrB gene encoding peptide-methionine (R)-S-oxide reductase MsrB translates to MKRSTVLTGIAGLLLAGMGVARAARVRVTHSDAEWQKLLSPEAYDVLRHEGTERAFSSPLDEEKRAGTYSCAGCDLALFSSKTKFDSGTGWPSFWAPLPNAVATRHDATFGWDRTEVHCVRCEGHLGHVFDDGPKPTGLRYCMNGVALRFHPGRAA
- a CDS encoding methylmalonyl-CoA mutase, encoding MSARDRNASGIPLRPFYEEPEPPVRRAPPGEFPYTRGIRREMYRGRKWTMRQYAGFATAAESNARYRYLLDHGVTGLSVAFDLPTQLGYDSDAPQARGEVGKVGVAIDTIEDVETLFDRIPLDEVTVSMTINAPASILLAFVLAVARRRGIPFERLGGTVQNDVLKEYVARGTYIYPPVPSMRLVTDLMAYCAREVPSWNTISISGYHIREAGSTALQEIAFTLADAKAYLRAAQQAGLAVDTVAPRISFFWNAHNDFFEEVAKFRAARTLWAQIVREEFGSHDPRSQMLRFHTQTGGSTLTAQEPENNVVRVTLQALAAVLGGTQSLHTNGMDEALGLPTEKAARVALRTQQIIAYESGVTDVADPLAGSYYVESLTDDLLAGARELIAEIDAQGGAVAAIESGWMQDRIGESAYRAQQAIERGEQVVVGVNKFNDSANGVTMPIQRIDPAIEREQVSRTRAFRERRDAARTQAALAEVRRVAEGTENLMPPFIEAVDAGATLGEICDVLRAVFGTHVAHERIA